The Sulfurimonas lithotrophica genome includes a region encoding these proteins:
- the gyrB gene encoding DNA topoisomerase (ATP-hydrolyzing) subunit B codes for MEQNYGASNIKVLKGLEAVRKRPGMYIGDTGHRGLHHLVYEVIDNSIDEAMAGHCDTITVTLTKDGRCSVSDNGRGIPTDMHPTENMSAATVVLTVLHAGGKFDKDTYKVSGGLHGVGVSVVNALSSDLHMTIHRKGEVHEQDFKQGIPQQALEVTGKTRKTGTTISFAPDPSIFTETVIFEYEYLARRFKELAYLNPFITINFEDERSGTKETYHFEGGIEQYVSDLNKKQEVAQPYSFSGKIEDIEFDIALMYNDGYDEKVASFVNNIRTPNGGTHEAGFRAALTRVISTYNSQNGAAKEKDVKISGDDTGEGLIAIVSARVPEPQFEGQTKGKLGNTYVRPLVQKSSYEILSKYFEENPLEAKAIVQKSLAAARGREAAKKARELTRRKDNMSVGTLPGKLADCQSKDASICELYLVEGDSAGGSAKMGRDRVYQAILPLKGKILNVEKARLEKILKSDEITNMITAMGCGIGDEYNEEKLRYHKIIIMTDADVDGSHIQTLLLTFFFRYYRHIIENGYLYLAQPPLYLYKKGKKEIYFKNDRMLNDYLIENGVESLEVESIGTNDLIAYFKMVDHYRTSLEALERRYALIDLIRHFIENSDLVSLAYDKMYIEVEKFLTDGGNNILTKVISEDSIHLFVQTKDGMEELMINDELFAAPHFNEANFVYNKIKEWNINFEDDVLEVLENITSYAKKGAYIQRYKGLGEMNPDQLWETTMTPENRTLLQVTIEDAEVASDAFTLFMGDEVEPRRNYIETHAKDVKHLDV; via the coding sequence ATGGAACAAAATTACGGCGCTAGTAATATTAAAGTCCTTAAAGGACTAGAAGCTGTTAGAAAACGTCCCGGTATGTATATTGGTGATACAGGTCATCGTGGTCTTCATCACTTAGTATATGAAGTTATTGACAACTCTATTGATGAGGCTATGGCCGGTCATTGTGATACTATTACCGTAACACTTACAAAAGACGGTAGATGTAGTGTAAGCGATAACGGTCGCGGTATTCCAACCGATATGCACCCGACTGAGAATATGTCTGCAGCTACAGTTGTTTTAACCGTACTTCATGCCGGCGGTAAATTTGATAAAGATACTTATAAAGTCTCAGGTGGTCTTCACGGTGTCGGTGTATCTGTTGTAAATGCATTATCATCTGATCTTCACATGACTATTCACAGAAAAGGTGAAGTTCACGAACAAGACTTTAAGCAAGGTATTCCTCAACAAGCTTTAGAGGTAACAGGTAAGACTCGTAAAACAGGAACAACTATTAGTTTTGCTCCAGATCCATCAATCTTTACAGAAACAGTTATATTTGAGTATGAGTATTTAGCTCGTCGTTTTAAAGAACTTGCATATTTAAATCCTTTTATTACTATAAACTTTGAAGATGAGCGTTCAGGTACAAAAGAGACTTACCATTTTGAAGGTGGTATTGAGCAGTACGTAAGCGATCTTAACAAAAAACAAGAGGTAGCTCAACCTTATTCATTTTCCGGAAAAATTGAAGATATTGAGTTTGATATAGCTCTTATGTATAACGACGGTTACGATGAAAAAGTTGCATCTTTTGTAAATAATATCCGCACACCAAATGGTGGTACACATGAAGCTGGATTTAGAGCGGCGTTAACACGTGTTATATCTACATATAACTCTCAAAACGGTGCGGCTAAAGAGAAAGATGTAAAAATTTCAGGTGATGATACGGGAGAGGGTCTGATAGCTATAGTTTCGGCTCGTGTACCTGAACCTCAGTTTGAAGGTCAAACAAAAGGTAAACTTGGAAATACTTATGTAAGACCGTTGGTTCAAAAATCTTCATATGAAATACTTTCAAAATATTTTGAAGAAAATCCACTGGAAGCTAAAGCTATTGTACAAAAATCTTTAGCTGCGGCTCGTGGTCGTGAAGCAGCTAAAAAAGCTCGTGAACTAACTCGTAGAAAAGATAATATGAGTGTAGGTACACTTCCTGGTAAACTTGCAGATTGTCAGAGCAAAGATGCATCTATATGTGAATTATACCTCGTCGAGGGTGATTCTGCGGGTGGTTCGGCTAAGATGGGTCGTGATCGTGTTTATCAAGCTATTCTACCGCTTAAAGGTAAGATATTAAATGTTGAAAAAGCTCGTTTAGAGAAGATTTTAAAGTCTGATGAGATTACCAATATGATTACGGCTATGGGTTGTGGTATCGGTGATGAATACAATGAAGAAAAACTTCGTTATCATAAAATCATAATAATGACCGATGCCGATGTTGACGGTAGCCACATTCAAACTCTGCTACTAACGTTTTTCTTTAGATATTATCGTCATATTATTGAAAACGGGTATCTCTATCTTGCTCAACCGCCTTTATATCTTTATAAAAAAGGTAAAAAAGAGATATATTTTAAAAATGACAGAATGTTAAATGATTATTTGATTGAAAACGGTGTTGAATCACTGGAAGTAGAATCTATAGGTACTAACGATTTGATAGCTTATTTTAAAATGGTTGATCACTATAGAACTTCTTTGGAAGCGTTAGAGCGTCGTTATGCACTTATAGATTTGATTCGTCATTTTATAGAAAATTCCGACTTAGTAAGTTTAGCTTACGATAAAATGTATATCGAAGTAGAAAAGTTTTTAACAGATGGCGGAAATAATATACTAACAAAAGTTATATCTGAAGATAGCATCCACCTGTTTGTTCAAACAAAAGACGGTATGGAAGAGTTAATGATAAATGATGAACTTTTTGCGGCTCCGCATTTTAATGAAGCAAATTTTGTATATAACAAAATAAAAGAGTGGAATATAAATTTTGAAGATGATGTATTAGAAGTTTTAGAAAATATAACTTCATACGCTAAAAAAGGTGCATATATTCAACGTTATAAAGGTCTTGGTGAGATGAATCCGGATCAATTATGGGAAACTACTATGACACCTGAAAATCGTACGCTTCTCCAAGTTACAATAGAAGATGCAGAAGTTGCATCTGATGCATTTACACTCTTTATGGGTGATGAAGTTGAACCGCGTCGTAATTACATCGAAACTCATGCTAAAGATGTTAAACACTTAGACGTATAG